In Thermococcus camini, a genomic segment contains:
- a CDS encoding TraB domain-containing protein, whose product MSYLRYVRLIGTMHVSPRSREEVLRTILSERPHAVAIELDRARFLAMNEEKKLTLEESLRFGRKGLINYVLAKVEEKLGEEFGMKPGEEMKAAINAAQTLGVPLYLIDEDINLILSKILAAPGREKLLMALEALGIFLPVKSGEIADPMAEYRVMMIQFRRRYPYLYRVLVEERNEVMARNLISIVENLKLWGVKRPRVVAVVGLGHKPGIEHLLDRAKERRFLSPYWTTGAV is encoded by the coding sequence ATGAGCTACCTTCGTTACGTCAGGCTCATAGGCACGATGCATGTTTCGCCGAGGAGCAGGGAGGAGGTCCTCAGGACGATACTTAGTGAGAGACCCCATGCTGTTGCTATAGAGCTCGACAGGGCGCGCTTCCTGGCCATGAACGAGGAGAAAAAACTCACTCTGGAGGAATCACTGCGCTTCGGCAGGAAGGGGCTGATAAACTACGTTTTAGCCAAGGTCGAGGAGAAGCTCGGTGAGGAGTTTGGCATGAAGCCCGGAGAGGAGATGAAAGCTGCCATAAACGCCGCTCAAACCCTTGGCGTTCCCCTCTACCTCATAGACGAGGACATAAACCTCATACTCTCAAAGATTCTCGCCGCACCGGGAAGGGAGAAGCTCCTCATGGCCCTGGAGGCGCTTGGAATATTCCTGCCGGTTAAGTCCGGTGAAATAGCCGACCCGATGGCGGAGTACAGGGTCATGATGATTCAGTTTCGGAGGAGATACCCCTACCTCTACCGCGTCTTGGTCGAGGAGCGCAACGAGGTCATGGCGAGGAATTTGATCTCAATCGTGGAGAACCTCAAGCTCTGGGGGGTTAAGAGGCCCAGGGTTGTAGCCGTTGTCGGCCTCGGCCACAAGCCCGGGATAGAGCACCTCCTCGATAGGGCGAAGGAGAGAAGGTTTCTCTCGCCCTACTGGACTACGGGGGCGGTATGA
- a CDS encoding PKD domain-containing protein, translated as MVIANEEIIIGDRGDYIWGYENETGGYVVQFHTGYEKWDELVSCDVNGDGKAEIIQGDRSTDKIYIYTMTGDELGKHDVNFEEGDDLACGDVDGDGKEEIIFADRNNWIKVFDGNFNVLGKFKVDDFEIGDSIGAGDFDGDGKAEIVHADYDEDTVRIYDTSGNVMGSFSTEDYFNLKDRDELATGDVNLDGLDEIVIASRDTPTVGIHVFSLGKNGGQYKASEIAKFTVPFKKGDRIAVGDVNTDGVDEILWASQDGYVKAYNMGGELLNGPKGLKTEFTYGAGLAVGDVNGDSIIVGPPNKATMSVVDEVIAVINAPPVDFDVINDTGVFYAEYKNKKGEKQVASVKATHDVKMTIGLTVKTGSMKLGGGSEFSLKTSLGFKMQRETGKSYETAITYKMLSDMADGALYVSTDYDIYEFPIISPPELAIINGEQQYILVSIPKGPPNVHFVNYDSQLHEIGDINTYPTKITELKNYEVGNVLGVFTIEAGKVGSSYEQYTKQLNWKKSKNTFTVGVSLSAKGGGGVSGITTVEGSMEGNYGYERVSTHEVTFSDETSILVAYEGRIDEGDKWYNATGVIYTDSEDGHLVLDFYVPSKGDYYKNRENSPIVFNFGFLHFNYNVLLAMDNPPECTMEVTPTAGKRPLKANFQLHLNDPDNDTMRWELDFGDGFSVEGNGSELDHVYDREGVYNALLTVYDSWGKNSTCSATINVQQNKEPTALFSYSPAELKVGEEVRFIDSSTDPDGKVAGWNWNFGDGSTSTERNPRHTYSQPGKYTVLLTVEDESGLKNAYFKEITVEPRNYLPTADFTFLPKEPKAGEEVSFADKSHDRDGEVVSWSWDFGDGSTSSKAEPVHAFEKAGNYTVTLTVTDDAGGEDVKKITITVKPPEISTTTETTSTESPTPTPSETTSKTTSSTPGGTAGSPEPSSSSASPSPTSPGGTCGPGLMAVLAILVALWRRR; from the coding sequence ATGGTGATAGCGAACGAAGAGATCATCATAGGCGACAGGGGAGACTACATCTGGGGCTATGAAAACGAGACCGGTGGCTACGTCGTCCAGTTCCACACCGGCTATGAAAAGTGGGACGAGCTCGTCTCGTGCGATGTCAACGGCGACGGAAAGGCGGAGATAATCCAGGGAGACAGGAGCACCGATAAGATATACATCTACACCATGACCGGCGATGAGCTTGGGAAGCACGACGTGAACTTTGAGGAAGGGGACGATCTGGCATGCGGCGACGTTGACGGGGACGGAAAGGAGGAGATAATCTTCGCCGACAGGAACAACTGGATAAAGGTCTTTGACGGGAACTTCAACGTCCTGGGCAAGTTCAAGGTGGATGATTTTGAGATAGGCGATTCGATAGGGGCCGGCGATTTTGACGGCGACGGGAAAGCGGAGATAGTCCATGCCGACTACGACGAGGATACCGTGAGGATATACGACACAAGCGGCAACGTCATGGGGAGCTTCTCAACCGAGGACTACTTCAACCTCAAGGACAGGGACGAACTCGCAACCGGCGATGTGAACCTCGACGGACTGGACGAGATAGTCATAGCGAGCCGGGACACCCCGACGGTAGGGATACACGTTTTCTCCCTGGGCAAGAACGGCGGTCAGTACAAAGCTTCGGAGATAGCCAAGTTCACGGTCCCCTTCAAGAAGGGAGACAGGATAGCGGTTGGCGACGTCAACACCGACGGCGTTGATGAGATACTCTGGGCATCGCAAGATGGATACGTCAAGGCCTACAACATGGGGGGAGAACTGCTCAACGGACCGAAGGGCCTGAAGACGGAGTTCACCTACGGGGCCGGACTGGCGGTTGGAGATGTGAACGGCGATTCCATAATCGTCGGACCGCCAAACAAAGCAACTATGAGCGTCGTTGACGAGGTGATAGCGGTCATCAACGCACCGCCGGTGGACTTTGATGTGATAAACGATACCGGGGTTTTCTACGCGGAGTACAAGAACAAGAAGGGAGAGAAGCAGGTGGCATCGGTCAAGGCCACCCACGACGTCAAGATGACGATAGGACTCACCGTGAAGACTGGCAGCATGAAGCTCGGGGGCGGGAGTGAGTTTTCCCTAAAAACCTCCCTTGGCTTCAAGATGCAGAGGGAAACCGGGAAGTCCTATGAGACTGCGATAACCTACAAGATGCTCTCGGACATGGCCGATGGAGCGCTCTACGTGAGCACTGACTACGACATCTACGAATTCCCGATAATAAGCCCTCCCGAGCTTGCCATCATCAACGGCGAGCAGCAGTACATCCTCGTCAGCATCCCCAAGGGGCCGCCCAACGTCCACTTCGTGAACTACGACTCCCAGCTGCACGAAATAGGGGACATCAACACATACCCCACGAAGATAACCGAGCTGAAGAACTATGAGGTCGGGAACGTCCTCGGAGTTTTCACAATCGAAGCTGGAAAGGTTGGAAGCTCCTACGAGCAGTACACGAAGCAGCTGAACTGGAAGAAGAGCAAGAACACCTTCACCGTCGGTGTCTCCCTGAGCGCCAAGGGAGGCGGAGGCGTCTCGGGGATCACGACCGTCGAGGGCAGTATGGAGGGGAACTACGGATATGAGAGGGTCAGCACCCACGAAGTGACCTTCTCCGACGAAACGAGCATCCTGGTCGCGTATGAAGGCAGGATAGATGAGGGGGACAAGTGGTACAACGCCACCGGCGTTATCTACACGGACAGCGAGGACGGGCATTTAGTTCTCGACTTCTACGTGCCGAGCAAGGGAGACTACTACAAGAACCGTGAAAACAGCCCGATAGTGTTTAACTTTGGGTTCCTCCACTTCAACTACAACGTCCTCCTGGCAATGGACAATCCCCCCGAGTGCACCATGGAGGTAACTCCCACAGCCGGGAAGAGACCACTAAAGGCGAACTTCCAGCTCCACCTGAACGATCCCGACAACGACACCATGCGCTGGGAGCTCGATTTCGGGGACGGCTTCAGCGTTGAGGGCAACGGGAGTGAACTGGACCACGTCTACGACAGAGAAGGAGTTTACAACGCACTCCTCACGGTCTACGACTCATGGGGCAAGAACTCGACGTGCAGCGCAACCATCAACGTCCAGCAGAACAAAGAACCCACGGCACTCTTCAGCTACTCCCCCGCGGAGCTGAAGGTCGGTGAAGAGGTAAGATTCATAGACAGCTCTACCGACCCCGATGGAAAAGTTGCAGGCTGGAACTGGAACTTCGGAGACGGAAGCACCTCGACCGAGAGGAACCCCAGGCATACCTATTCTCAGCCGGGCAAATACACCGTCCTGCTGACGGTCGAGGATGAGAGCGGCCTTAAGAATGCCTACTTCAAGGAGATAACCGTTGAACCAAGGAACTACCTGCCCACCGCGGACTTCACATTCCTACCGAAGGAGCCGAAGGCCGGGGAGGAGGTAAGCTTTGCAGACAAGTCCCACGACAGGGATGGGGAAGTGGTGAGCTGGAGCTGGGACTTTGGAGACGGAAGCACCTCAAGCAAGGCCGAGCCTGTTCACGCCTTCGAGAAGGCCGGCAACTACACTGTAACGCTGACGGTAACGGACGACGCAGGAGGGGAGGACGTCAAGAAGATCACCATAACCGTAAAGCCTCCAGAAATCTCAACAACGACGGAAACGACTTCAACCGAGTCCCCAACTCCAACCCCGTCAGAAACGACTTCAAAAACCACCTCAAGCACTCCTGGCGGAACTGCCGGTTCCCCAGAACCCAGTTCCTCCAGTGCGAGTCCATCTCCAACCAGCCCAGGTGGTACCTGCGGCCCGGGACTGATGGCGGTTCTGGCGATCCTGGTTGCCCTCTGGAGGAGGCGCTGA
- a CDS encoding NifB/NifX family molybdenum-iron cluster-binding protein, with translation MRIAVPLKDDRGLESEVCEHFGRAKYFAFVEVDDATIKGFEVVEVPFEEHGPGDIPNFVKEHGGEVVLAYGMGGKAMAYFEGLGITVVTGAYGRVKDVVEAFIHQVLEVDPHWRERIEATKHQ, from the coding sequence ATGAGAATCGCGGTCCCCCTTAAGGATGATAGAGGGCTGGAGAGCGAGGTCTGTGAGCACTTTGGCAGGGCAAAATATTTCGCGTTCGTTGAGGTCGATGATGCCACCATCAAAGGTTTCGAGGTCGTCGAGGTTCCCTTCGAAGAGCACGGCCCAGGTGACATCCCAAACTTCGTGAAGGAGCACGGTGGGGAAGTTGTGCTTGCCTACGGGATGGGGGGAAAGGCCATGGCATACTTCGAGGGCCTTGGAATAACCGTCGTCACCGGGGCCTACGGGAGGGTTAAAGACGTCGTTGAGGCCTTCATACACCAGGTTCTTGAGGTCGACCCCCACTGGAGGGAGAGGATAGAGGCGACGAAGCACCAGTGA
- a CDS encoding sulfite exporter TauE/SafE family protein — protein sequence MIAFILSIVFSIGGVGSAIAIVPVMGWLGVPLMTAKPTGLFINTLSMLSATLKNIRHGKLDVRFGLPILIMATAMSPIGAYSGKFIPHRIVLVVFVLFLLYSGTMMLFFRPRKRRGGGNHVIEGSLIGGIAGFLGGLLGVGGGGIISPALILLGYEPKKVASTTALIVFFSSLSGFLTYWGMGTLDLKLLLWVSVPAIVGGWLGTHLMHFKMSSDQVKKMIGVIMYLIALKTLLVALNL from the coding sequence CTGATTGCCTTTATCCTCAGTATCGTCTTCTCGATAGGGGGTGTTGGTTCTGCAATAGCCATAGTCCCGGTCATGGGCTGGCTTGGGGTTCCTCTCATGACCGCGAAACCAACCGGTCTGTTCATCAACACACTCTCAATGCTCTCCGCAACGCTGAAGAACATCAGACATGGCAAGCTCGACGTTCGATTCGGCCTGCCAATCCTCATCATGGCCACGGCTATGTCTCCGATTGGTGCATACTCCGGGAAGTTCATACCTCATCGCATTGTCCTTGTCGTTTTCGTGCTCTTCCTGCTTTACTCGGGCACGATGATGCTCTTTTTCCGGCCCAGAAAGCGGAGGGGAGGGGGAAACCACGTCATTGAAGGCTCGCTCATCGGTGGAATAGCAGGCTTTCTGGGTGGACTCCTCGGTGTTGGGGGAGGCGGAATAATCAGTCCCGCATTGATACTTCTCGGCTACGAGCCAAAGAAAGTTGCCTCGACAACGGCTTTAATCGTCTTCTTTTCCTCCCTCAGCGGTTTCTTAACATACTGGGGTATGGGAACTTTGGACTTAAAACTGCTCCTCTGGGTCTCCGTTCCTGCAATAGTCGGGGGCTGGCTTGGAACGCACCTGATGCACTTTAAGATGAGCTCCGACCAGGTGAAAAAGATGATAGGGGTCATAATGTACCTCATAGCCCTTAAGACGCTTCTCGTTGCTCTGAACCTCTGA
- a CDS encoding tetratricopeptide repeat protein, with product MEEILKAIEEKDCKKVATLLYHRVDELGDEELKEVLEKAEKLALECGDFELYKLTVYYFHELLGIDKLSEFEKMAEEKDTFEVKFELADLYYLIGELEKGLDLYRALLEEETEKGNRENIAKIYYAMALIHEELQEYEKAIGLMEKAEEIYRELENEDEVLRIAIHKAYVLFESGETYEAKAMLAGLLPRVLDKSDLLVEIHLSFEEIFEEDENYDAALQECLYALIHARGSDYEDIAFGSLMDVLWQLFLEDDFETVYLHMDMFAKAMPELADFFEAVKAIALYKDGKIEGEEASKALEKVKDQRLLDLLEFLGEAEL from the coding sequence ATGGAGGAGATTCTGAAGGCAATCGAGGAAAAGGACTGCAAAAAGGTTGCAACCCTTCTGTACCACAGGGTTGACGAGCTGGGCGACGAGGAGCTTAAGGAAGTCCTCGAAAAGGCCGAAAAGCTCGCCCTGGAGTGTGGAGATTTCGAACTGTACAAGCTCACCGTTTACTACTTCCACGAGCTTCTGGGCATAGACAAGCTGAGCGAGTTTGAAAAGATGGCCGAGGAGAAGGACACCTTTGAGGTAAAGTTCGAGCTTGCCGACCTCTATTACCTGATAGGGGAGCTTGAAAAGGGCCTCGACCTTTACAGGGCACTGCTTGAAGAGGAGACCGAGAAGGGGAACAGGGAGAACATAGCGAAAATCTACTACGCCATGGCACTCATCCACGAGGAACTCCAGGAGTACGAGAAGGCCATAGGGCTCATGGAAAAGGCGGAGGAGATATACCGCGAGCTCGAAAACGAGGACGAGGTTCTGAGGATAGCCATCCACAAGGCGTACGTTCTCTTCGAATCCGGGGAAACCTACGAGGCAAAGGCAATGCTCGCCGGTCTTCTACCAAGGGTCTTAGACAAGAGCGACCTCCTCGTTGAGATACACCTCAGCTTCGAGGAGATATTTGAGGAGGACGAGAACTACGATGCCGCTTTGCAGGAGTGCCTCTACGCACTGATTCATGCCAGAGGAAGCGACTACGAGGATATCGCCTTCGGTTCGCTGATGGACGTCCTCTGGCAGCTGTTCCTTGAGGACGACTTCGAGACGGTTTACCTGCACATGGATATGTTCGCCAAAGCAATGCCGGAGCTGGCGGACTTCTTCGAGGCCGTGAAGGCGATAGCCCTCTACAAGGACGGCAAAATAGAGGGAGAGGAAGCAAGCAAAGCCCTGGAAAAGGTCAAGGACCAGCGCCTGCTTGACCTCCTGGAGTTCCTCGGTGAGGCGGAGCTCTGA
- a CDS encoding tungsten cofactor oxidoreductase radical SAM maturase has translation MGIKLDKEYTFTLWDGKVIVRPKLDMKYLYIETTSRCNLKCEMCFKQYWEDSEGDMDWELFIKILDDAEEFPELRMIYFGGIGEPSVHPRFMDMVREVKRRGFALGMSSNGTLLTDSMLREFAELGVELIYFSMDTVPTVQNAITLGHIAAAVTADKIKKLVKYRAEAGTHRPSIGVEVVLTKENYRELPDLARYLKDLGVDALLVSNLLPMTEEQVDDIIYDGSVEIEPIVDELYKVAHEGLYVKIPYFELKTERQCDFDENNVAVIRWDGEVAPCYRFLHTYYEYIFGRKKKVNAYSFGNVREKSLAEIWTSERYTWFRFTMKNYMYPSCTDCPLQDSCDFVKTSDIDCWGNEPSCADCLWARRIVQCPIPQYMFGKFF, from the coding sequence ATGGGAATAAAACTCGATAAGGAGTACACTTTCACCCTGTGGGACGGAAAGGTCATAGTCAGGCCGAAGCTCGATATGAAGTATCTCTACATAGAGACTACAAGCCGATGCAATCTGAAGTGCGAGATGTGCTTCAAGCAGTACTGGGAGGACAGCGAGGGTGACATGGACTGGGAGCTTTTTATCAAGATACTCGACGATGCCGAGGAGTTTCCTGAGCTTAGAATGATATACTTCGGTGGAATCGGTGAACCCTCGGTTCATCCGCGTTTCATGGACATGGTGCGTGAGGTCAAGAGGCGCGGCTTTGCCCTCGGCATGAGCAGCAACGGAACACTCCTTACGGACAGCATGCTTCGGGAATTCGCCGAACTCGGCGTTGAGCTGATATACTTCTCCATGGACACCGTCCCAACGGTTCAGAACGCAATAACCCTGGGGCATATCGCGGCTGCTGTTACCGCGGATAAGATAAAAAAGCTCGTGAAATACCGGGCGGAGGCTGGAACCCACAGGCCTAGCATAGGCGTCGAGGTCGTCCTGACGAAGGAGAACTACAGGGAACTGCCGGATCTTGCGAGGTACCTTAAAGACCTTGGCGTCGATGCCCTGCTTGTTTCGAACCTTCTTCCAATGACCGAGGAGCAGGTCGATGACATCATATATGACGGGAGCGTTGAGATTGAACCCATAGTGGACGAACTCTACAAGGTCGCCCACGAGGGCCTCTATGTGAAGATACCATACTTCGAGCTGAAGACCGAGCGGCAGTGTGATTTCGACGAGAACAACGTGGCCGTTATCAGGTGGGATGGGGAGGTTGCCCCCTGCTACCGCTTCCTTCACACCTACTACGAGTACATCTTTGGCAGAAAGAAGAAGGTGAACGCGTACTCTTTTGGAAACGTCCGCGAGAAGAGCCTCGCCGAGATATGGACCAGCGAAAGATACACATGGTTCCGCTTTACAATGAAGAACTACATGTACCCCTCGTGTACTGACTGTCCCCTTCAGGACTCCTGTGACTTCGTGAAAACGAGCGACATCGACTGCTGGGGCAACGAGCCGAGCTGTGCCGACTGTCTTTGGGCCAGAAGGATCGTTCAGTGCCCTATCCCCCAGTACATGTTCGGGAAGTTCTTCTGA
- a CDS encoding ribonuclease Z produces MLEVIFLGTGGIMPTRERNVPAIALRYNGEIILFDVGEGTMRQMNTAKLSPMKVEKIFITHFHGDHYLGLAALIQTMNLWDREKPLHIYGPKYTFEFVQHFLQSGFFRPGFEIHVHEIGETRLKFNGYEIWSFKVEHGIPALGYVFREKDRRGKFLPEKLRKYGLSEGPILGKLEREGKIEWNGKTIYLEDVTGPRRKGLKIAYTGDTEPAERVRLFAERADLLIHEATYLDPAHRGDSYHSTVEEACEVAKRAKVKLLALFHRAFRYTYDEYTSGASRICRDFGVDFVVPRDFDVLEFKSGEFSVRNLLEERG; encoded by the coding sequence ATGCTCGAAGTGATTTTCCTCGGCACGGGCGGCATAATGCCCACCAGGGAGAGAAACGTCCCGGCCATAGCGCTCCGCTACAATGGTGAGATTATACTCTTCGACGTCGGGGAGGGCACTATGAGGCAGATGAACACCGCTAAACTCAGCCCAATGAAGGTGGAAAAGATTTTCATCACCCACTTCCACGGCGACCACTACCTCGGTTTAGCCGCGCTGATCCAGACGATGAACCTGTGGGACAGGGAAAAACCGCTCCATATCTACGGCCCCAAATACACCTTCGAGTTCGTCCAGCACTTCCTCCAGAGCGGCTTCTTCAGGCCGGGCTTTGAGATACACGTCCACGAGATTGGGGAAACCCGCTTGAAGTTCAATGGATATGAAATCTGGTCATTCAAGGTCGAGCATGGGATTCCGGCTTTGGGCTACGTTTTTAGGGAAAAAGACCGGCGCGGGAAGTTCCTGCCGGAGAAGCTGAGGAAATACGGCCTGAGCGAGGGCCCGATACTTGGGAAGCTTGAGCGTGAAGGTAAAATCGAGTGGAACGGAAAAACGATTTACCTTGAGGACGTCACCGGGCCGAGGAGAAAGGGACTCAAGATAGCCTACACCGGCGACACCGAGCCCGCTGAAAGGGTCAGGCTCTTCGCCGAGAGGGCGGATCTTCTAATCCATGAGGCCACCTATCTGGATCCGGCCCATAGGGGCGACAGCTACCACTCAACGGTGGAGGAAGCCTGTGAGGTCGCTAAGAGGGCCAAGGTGAAGCTTCTGGCGTTATTCCACAGGGCCTTCCGCTACACCTACGACGAATACACGAGCGGGGCCTCGCGAATATGCCGTGATTTTGGAGTGGATTTCGTAGTTCCGAGGGATTTTGATGTCCTGGAGTTTAAATCCGGCGAATTCAGTGTGAGAAACCTTCTGGAGGAGAGAGGATGA
- a CDS encoding KH domain-containing protein encodes MKDRLEKMLNVKILEIEELEDKIVVYVPEDQVRIAVGSGGAAVKAAELVIGKKIEVKGR; translated from the coding sequence ATGAAGGACAGACTCGAAAAGATGCTCAACGTTAAGATCCTTGAAATCGAGGAGCTTGAGGACAAGATAGTCGTTTACGTCCCGGAGGATCAGGTGAGGATAGCCGTTGGGAGCGGTGGCGCCGCCGTTAAAGCCGCCGAGCTCGTAATCGGCAAGAAGATTGAAGTAAAGGGCAGGTAA
- a CDS encoding site-2 protease family protein, which produces MGYEPWKGVHRGGMGRKEIEDLLISFLVLALLFSNFDPYALPYAAVAVLTAFLFHELAHRQIARHYGYRAYYRRWDTGILLALLMGVATRLLTGSTWIFAALGAVQVYAPYAVDSREAFGKIALAGPLTNIAVGIVALVVLRTTHPFTTLWWIFRTTATVNLWLAFFNLLPFPPLDGSKVVRWNAGAWAVSIGVAYLLFRLL; this is translated from the coding sequence ATGGGCTACGAACCGTGGAAAGGAGTTCACAGGGGCGGCATGGGAAGAAAGGAGATCGAGGATTTGCTGATTTCTTTTCTAGTCCTCGCTCTGCTGTTTTCCAACTTTGACCCCTACGCCCTCCCCTACGCGGCCGTGGCAGTTCTGACGGCGTTCCTCTTCCACGAGCTCGCCCACAGGCAGATTGCGCGGCACTACGGCTACAGGGCGTACTACCGCAGATGGGACACCGGCATACTTCTGGCGCTTCTCATGGGTGTAGCGACGCGCCTTCTCACGGGGAGCACCTGGATATTCGCCGCCCTCGGTGCCGTTCAGGTCTACGCTCCCTACGCCGTTGATTCCAGGGAGGCCTTTGGAAAGATAGCCCTCGCGGGTCCGCTTACCAACATAGCCGTTGGCATAGTAGCTCTGGTTGTTTTAAGAACCACTCACCCATTCACCACCCTCTGGTGGATTTTCAGGACGACGGCAACGGTCAATCTGTGGCTGGCCTTCTTCAACCTGCTCCCGTTCCCGCCGCTGGACGGCTCCAAGGTCGTTCGCTGGAACGCCGGGGCATGGGCGGTTTCCATCGGCGTCGCCTACCTCCTCTTCAGACTGCTGTAA
- the tdt gene encoding TDT family transporter: protein MGIKDFAPSWFASVMGTGALALVSEAYSGKLPPLGKFAELLTYINTVLFFVLLVPWVLRWLRYREDALGDLRHPVICHFYGTIAVAMLVLSADYLFILRREFVAVVFWATGTVLTVFFALLIPYLMFIEGEIDIRTVTPAWFIPPVGLIVIPLSGSVIASTLAGAAREATYAINYFAWGSGFFLYLALFAIVMHRFIAHEPLPCGMAPAVWINLGPIGAGTSTLYALIKASDFVTVKEPFLVFGLLLWGFGIWWLLMAILMTLHYLRKLNLPYSLAWWAFIFPLGAYVSATFNVGTTFGINAITDFGFVLYWLLLAIWLVTGGLTLRNFAFRGSEQREAS from the coding sequence ATGGGAATCAAAGACTTCGCACCGAGCTGGTTCGCGAGCGTTATGGGAACCGGTGCTCTAGCGCTCGTGAGCGAGGCATACTCGGGGAAACTCCCACCCCTCGGAAAATTCGCAGAGCTTCTGACTTACATCAACACCGTTCTGTTCTTCGTCCTGCTGGTGCCCTGGGTTCTGAGGTGGCTAAGATATAGAGAAGACGCCCTCGGTGACTTGAGGCATCCCGTCATATGCCACTTCTACGGCACAATAGCGGTGGCAATGCTCGTCCTCTCAGCGGACTACCTTTTCATCCTCCGGAGGGAATTCGTTGCAGTGGTATTCTGGGCCACAGGAACAGTTCTCACGGTGTTCTTTGCCCTGCTGATTCCATACCTGATGTTTATCGAGGGGGAAATAGACATCAGAACCGTGACCCCCGCGTGGTTTATTCCCCCGGTCGGATTGATAGTGATTCCACTCAGCGGCTCGGTGATAGCCTCAACACTCGCTGGAGCCGCCAGGGAGGCCACATATGCGATAAACTACTTTGCCTGGGGCTCCGGCTTCTTTCTCTACCTGGCGCTCTTTGCGATAGTCATGCACAGGTTCATAGCCCACGAACCCCTGCCATGCGGTATGGCGCCCGCAGTATGGATAAACCTCGGACCCATCGGAGCCGGAACTTCAACCCTCTACGCGCTAATAAAGGCGAGCGACTTCGTAACGGTAAAGGAGCCTTTCTTAGTCTTTGGACTGCTCCTCTGGGGTTTTGGAATATGGTGGCTTCTCATGGCGATTCTGATGACGCTCCACTACCTCAGGAAGCTCAACCTCCCCTACAGCCTCGCCTGGTGGGCCTTCATATTCCCGCTTGGAGCCTACGTCAGCGCGACCTTCAACGTAGGGACAACCTTCGGGATAAACGCCATCACAGACTTTGGATTCGTCCTCTACTGGCTCCTCCTGGCGATATGGCTGGTCACTGGAGGTCTTACGCTCAGAAACTTCGCCTTCAGAGGTTCAGAGCAACGAGAAGCGTCTTAA
- the pgiA gene encoding glucose-6-phosphate isomerase gives MEYKNPLGVDIDLETGVIPGAKKLVRRLGDLKGYFVDEKAYEELLKENPVVYEVYAIEQEEKDGDLNFATTVLYPGKVGKEFFFTKGHYHSKADRAEIYYGIKGKGGMLLQTPEGKAEWIEMRPGTVVYVPPYWAHRTVNTGDEPFIFLAIYPADAGHDYGSIKEKGFSKLVIEENGEVRVVDNPKWKE, from the coding sequence ATGGAGTACAAGAACCCGCTGGGTGTTGATATTGACCTCGAAACCGGTGTCATTCCCGGGGCCAAAAAGCTCGTCAGAAGGCTCGGCGATCTGAAGGGATACTTCGTCGATGAAAAAGCCTACGAAGAGCTTCTCAAGGAGAACCCGGTCGTTTACGAGGTTTACGCAATTGAGCAGGAAGAGAAGGATGGAGACCTGAACTTCGCCACGACGGTTCTCTACCCGGGCAAGGTTGGAAAGGAGTTCTTCTTCACCAAGGGCCACTACCACTCCAAAGCTGACAGGGCGGAGATATACTACGGCATCAAGGGGAAGGGCGGAATGCTCCTCCAGACCCCCGAAGGAAAGGCCGAATGGATAGAGATGAGGCCCGGGACGGTCGTCTACGTCCCGCCATACTGGGCCCACAGGACGGTTAACACGGGCGACGAGCCGTTCATCTTCCTGGCGATATATCCGGCCGATGCCGGCCACGACTACGGGAGTATAAAAGAAAAGGGCTTCTCCAAACTGGTCATCGAGGAGAACGGAGAAGTCAGGGTTGTGGACAACCCGAAGTGGAAGGAGTGA